Genomic segment of Apium graveolens cultivar Ventura chromosome 7, ASM990537v1, whole genome shotgun sequence:
tttataaaaataaatatggGATGATCATCTTAAaaatataacttttattttaatcttaatatattatacaattcaaataaatcaagagaatgtaaatgtaGACAAAAAAAATATAGAcaaattaactaaaataattgCATAGGGATATTTAAGTCCATTAATTAACACTGTGAGTTGTGATACTGGATGGGTGCGCACTTATCTCCTCccaaaaatataattataaatatctCCCCACGACCGGTTGTCAGGACTAGAGATGCATAAAAGGCCTATGGGTCGGATTTTTACCGGATCTTAAAAAGCCGGGGTTTTGACCGGAGTGGACTTTTCGGCCTTTGATTTTAATCGAGCCGGTCCGGACTTTCCAAAAATGTCAGAGTCCGTTTGGACTCTCGAGTCGAGCTTAACCGGGCTtttttaaagtattatttatatttatagtaaatgtaagtttataaatgtataagaaaatatattagaataatcagattttaacTAGGTATTTTCGGGTTTTTTAATCGGACCGGTCCAAAGACCGGGCCGGGCCGAAGCCCGGattttgcctaaaaatataggacCCGTCGAGGCGCTAAGCCTGGACCGGTACCGAGCCGGACTTGGGTCGGGCCGAACTTGACTGGATTTTGACCGGATCAGATTGGGCCAGATTTTCAGGGCCGGTTTTTTTTTCATCTCCAGCCAGGACCTCGCCCCAAAATAGAAAAATCATCTCAAAAATTGGTATGGTTCTGGTCTTTTGCGTAGTGATGGCTTCGTGTTACATTTATACCATCTCAGACCcaattttaaatattcatttttaTATCATTTTAATGTAAACTCCTTTTCAACCCAAAAGTtgtattaaaattattttggtgtGACACCAAAAATTATACCAAATTTGATGTCAGActaaatttttagaatttttataTATTGTCATGTTATCCTATTACTcttttaataaaacaaatttgTTTCATTTGTATCCGGttactttattacttttaattttagttttgtactttaataataaaataatctatATAATATAAGAATGGTGTAAATTTAGTGATGGTAAGGAAGTTGAATTTGAGAATAATGTAGTTTTTATACTATTTTGATGTAAAATTATACCGAGAGAGAGGGGAGAGGGATTTTAAAACTTCAAAATTCCATGATTTGATAATGGTATTGATACTGCTAAACAATACAGGATGAAATATTTTATAACCACATAACCTAAAAATTAACCTAGGAACCTTACCTTCAATCTGGCAATGCGCACAGCTATGACCACATAAAGCTGGTCCTTACGCTTGGTTAAAAACAAGAAATATACATTTCTCCAGCGCCTGTGAACAAGCAAGGTACCACAGATTCCCCAAAAGCTTGTGCTGAAGCCAAGTGCTACACTTACATACAACCATCTTTCATACACATTCTCGTCATCATCAACTTCATTTCCATTTGATTGTGGCTCAGGCTTGACACTTGTCTCATCATCACCAGGGCATCTTTCTGTGAGTGGCAAGCCACAGAGCCCTGCATTGCCCTCGTACATCGACGAGTGAAATGACTGCAGCTGACTCCCTAAAGGAATTTTTCCCGAAAAATTGTTGCTTGAGAGATTTAAATAAGAAAGAAAAGTGATTTTTGACAGGCTTTCAGGTATTGCACCTGAAAATTTGTTACTGGACAGGTCAAGAACTTCTAAATTTGATAATCCACCAATCTGTACCGGAACTTTTCCATATAACTTATTCATTGACAGGTTCAGTCCATTGAGACCGAGAAGCTCTGTGATGCCAATAGGTATTTCTCCAGTTAACCCATTGCTGGACAGATCTATCATCTTGAGATATGCGAAATTTCTCTTATATGGTTGCTCCTTTCCTTTCCAACTCGCTAATGCATCATCAAGATAACTAAAAGTGGGGAGTGTACTCGGTTCACATTGCGTAACACCTGTACACGGTGATTCATCATGAGGTTTGTAGAAATGATCTATGATTCCAGTACCATTACTGATCATAGAAGTCAGATTACTCAAGCACTGAGGAAGTTTTCCGGAGATTTTGTTGATGGACAGGTCTAGAAAACGAAGAGACAATAGATAGCACAGACCATTAGGCATGCTCCCATTTAATTTATTGGACTTTAGTACTAGAGCATACAAGAGCCATAGGTCTTGACCAATCCAAGACGGCACACTTCCAGATAAGTTATTGAAACTTAAATCCACAAAACCAAGTTTGGTACAGTTTCTTAATGATTCTGGCAATTCCCCATCCAAACTATTATTCCGCAAAATCAATGTCTCCAGAGACTTTATATACCCTAGAGACATAGGAATCCTGCCTGAAAAATTGTTGTGTCCCAAGTCAAGAAACACGAGAGCTGGAAAATATTTCCAACTATCAGGAATCTTTCCCAATAATAAGTTATGTGAAAGATCCAGTAAGCATGAAGTCATAACTTCAGACGTAGACAATAGTTTTCCTGAAAACTTATTATGAGAGAGATTTATGTTTGAACATCCTCGAGGTATATGTGGTACCAGTCCTTCAAAGTAATTATTACTCAAATTTATGTCTTCTATGTTTTTCGGCATGGAAGAAAATGTGCCCCTTATTTTGTTGGAAGAGAGATCTAACTTCTGCACTTTGCTGGAAATGTTTGAGAACCAGATGGGTAAGGTATCCGAAATCTGTGTGCTTGAAAAATCGAGACTGATAATGTCTGTTTGATTTCGGATCCAAACAGGGAATTTTGGCCCCAACTTGCATGATGACAAAGAAAGTTCTTCAAGCCTGAAAGGGGGAAGCCACTCGGAACTCATATTGAAGATCAGAGAGTTAAATGATGCGTTTATAAGCTTTAAACTGTATAGTTTAGACAAATGATGTTCACTGATTGTACTGCTGATCATATTCATTTGAATTTCCAGCTGATAGAGATTACTGAGCTCTCCGATTGATTGAGTTTCCCAGTCCGTAAACTGATTCATACCTAGTAACAAGGTTCTCAACGATAAACATCCTGTGAAATCAGGAAGACTCCCAAAAAAATTGTTACCATTCAGATACAAATCTTCCAAAAATGTAAAATTTGTAAAATTGGGTAAAGAACCTTGGAGATGATTATTCGACAAATCCAATAGTCGTAAAACTGATTTGTGCTCAAACTTTTTTGGTAAATAACCATTCAATAGATTAGAACGGACTTTCAGCTGGTCGAGGAATGAAAATCTTGTGATATCAGGTAGTGAACCAGTGAGTTGGTTATCAGATATCCACAGTTTTTGTAAAGAAGCCTCAGGCAACAGATACAGGACATCTTGAAAAGTTCCACTTAGATTGTTATAGCTAAAATCCACGATTTGTAACCTGGATAGATTTTGAAAGGAGCTTGGAAGGACACCTTCAAAACTATTTGCAGAGAGATTTAAATGTGTCATACCAGTCATAACACTAATAGAGTTTGGTATATTACCTTGCAAGTTGTTGTTGCTAAGGCCAAGATGATGCAACTTGGTAAGATTACCAAATTCATCTGGAATTGCTCCAAAAAGATAATTGTGTGAAAGATCAAGATAAGTTAAGCTGGTGAAAGAAGCAATAAACTTAGGAACGCGACTTGATAACTCAATAGAGCTGAGATCTAGGTAACTGAGCTTGGAGAGATTTCCTAGCTCATCTAGAAACACTCCTTGAATATCAGCATTAGAAAGATCTAGGTGCTCTAAGTTTGTTAGCGAACCAATGGAACTCAGATTAGGATCTGAAAATGTATTCCAACTGAGGTCCAAATAATCGAGATTTCTCAAGTGAAGCAAGGAACTGATATTTAACGCAGAGACGGAGTTGGGATATTTAGTGTAGAAATTCTGACGTTGGGAAAGATTAAGCTGAGTAACATGACCAGTGTTGTGGTCGCACCTAACGCCACTCCATGCGCAGCAATTTTTCTGTGCTTGGCTGCTGCCCCATGAAGAAAGATTGCTAAACGTGCCTCCTGCAAGGCCTCGTTTGATATCGAGTAGAGCATTTCTCTCAGTTTCAATGCACTCAGCTTTCACCATCCTTTTATTGTTGGAAACCAACTCGGATGGTGCAGACGATGATGAGATTGTATTCATGCATAGCAACAGACATAGGAGTACAACAACTGATACTTGATGATGGAGATGATAAAGTTCTTTAATCACAATGAGCGAAACCATAATTATACAACTGAAATCAAGATGAGGAAGAACAAGGTTTATATTGAGTGTGTAGATTTGCGCTACATACTGTATTCACATTATGTTAAAATAGTTTTATTGAGCATGAGATGTCCACTAAAATTAACAATATTACtatttctattttttaaaatatgACGTTTGATTTGTTGACATTAATTATATAGATAAAATTATTTTCTTCAaaaatttcttttttttataGTAGGAAACCTGCAGACACTATACTTCGAGTGCGCATTGGGTAAACTCATGAGCTCACGCAATAGCGtacaaaccacgtgaaccaagataaaccgcaCTTAAGCGACAGGTTCTTGTTCAAAAAtttctttttgtgaataaaaaaATTTGTTCGATTATTTTTATTTAGGAAAACATTTTTTAGATATAATTATTCTAGATATGTGGTCAACCCTCGTAAACATGTGAGAGAAAGTTATTAAAAGACAAAGGGGTATCaaattatcaaaatattattCTCTCTATTTTTGAATATATGACGTTTGACTTTTTTACACAATAGGAGGTTTGACTGCCTATCTAGAATCATTTTTTTCAGAAAACCCTTTTTTTATGAATAGTTTTGCTCAagttttttattcaaaaaaagaattttttaaatatattaattcTAATTATGTGGTCAAACCTTACAAATATGTGTGACATAAATCAAACGTTATATGTTTAAAAAAGGGAATCCTAATATTTTACTCAAAATGAATACaacttttaatttttttatatacatCAAATTGATTTCGTTcaaatttaattataaatatgttAAAACTTAAAATTTAACCATAATATACCATTTGTTGTCATATATTagttttttttttgtaattttctcaTTAAAGCCGATAAGAACTTAATTTTGACCACCAAGTTAAAGTCAAACTCTGAGTTTGACTTAAAATATCGTAGTCAGAATCAAATTTTGACGATTTTTTGTAAAGTCATTCTTGAACCCGATTACTCGAATAGGACTGAGATCGAGTTTTAACcgattttttataaaattattcttgAATTGCATTATTCGAATGGGACCGAAATTCGAAAACAAATTCTCTGACATATTACCGATTTTCCGAACAGGGCAGGTAAGACTAGTATCCTCCTTGTATGCTTAAAATAAAGGGAAATGCAAATTTTTTGACCTGGTCAGTCAACTCTTCTCGAGTACAGAGTACAGTGTAATCAGGGACGGAGCCAGAAGTCGGGGTTCGGGGTGACGAAATTTTTTCCGgaataattaatatattttttaatttattatatattaaataaattaataaataatatttttaacaaTTTCAATGTACAATATATACTTGAATTTCTGTATCTAAATTCATAACTATTGTAAATATCATTAATAATAGTACTAAATTCAAAAACTTATATATTTTTTAGGGGGCGAAAATTGAAAATACTTTCGCTTATtactaaatatataaatatttaaaaaaattttgACAAATTTTAATGCTAATTTAATGATTATACCGGAGTTTGGGGTGGTCTACCTCCGTCTCTGAGTGTAATGTATGTAATTttttggttcacgtggtttgcaggatATTACGTGATCTCGTAGGGTTTATCCTGTGCGCACCCGAaaggtagcggctgcgggttatttacgataaaaaaaaattggaatgtCTACAGAAATTACACTTAACAGAGACTTGCGATCAAGTTTTTGTTGGCGCGTTTCAGGCCTCGTCCTGGAAGTTGGAAGATTAAATTAACACATAAAAATTATACTTTAATTACAAATTGCAGATTTGTAGTATTTTAAGTATAAGAAAGTTACTAGTAAACTCGTAttgttatattttaattatgaatACGCGTGGAAATACTTTTATGCATGGTTTTGTGAGGACTATGTCATTTTTTTACACATTTATACATTTATATCATACTTTTAATAACGTATCTTACCGGGCCGTTGTAACTTGTAATTTAATTTATGTGATATCTGGATGGTAGTTTTACTTATCCCTTGGAGAAAAATGTAGCTCAGTTTAAATGTAGTCTTCatgtatttatattaaaaaatttctgTACGATCACCTAAATATATATTTAGAAGTATTAAATTTTACTAGTTTTATACCCATGCAATGCAcgagataatttataaattataattttgtgTTTATCGCATGTAACGTACGTTTTATAATTTTGAAAAACTGTTTTAGTCAAATAATTAAATTACTGATGAAGTTACTTTCTTTATACCAATTACATATAGAATATTATTATAGCACTACAGGAATTCCAAATTTTACCAATAAAAAATACTAATGGAAAATTGTCTGTCGGCAATTACTAACGAATTACTAACATATGTCAAAATATTAAAAAGCAGATAGATAACGGTTCACCAACGATGTTTGGCTAACGGAAATATCGGTTGGGATAATAAGCGTCAAATCTCCCGCCCCCCATATTTATTTACCAAGAAAAATACCCACGGATTTGCCATGGATCAGTACTAACAGAGTAGTAATAAAATAAAAAGGGTTTACCAAGAAATTACCGACGTTCTGCCAACAACACTGTTTATTGATAATTTTGTTGATAGTTCGTTGTAATTTTAGATCAGTTATACTAATTCCGCTACTAAATTGTTATTATTTTAGATAAgttaaaattagttttattacTAATTCATTggtaaaattaaaatattatctTTTTTAGTCTTTTCTTCCAAAATAATGGAGTGTGGCTTTCTTCTTAGCAAACTAAAAATATATTTAACACAACTAATTTGTTATTAAGGTTAGTAATCTTTTGTAATCACCGTGTAAGTTTAAATAAGttttataattctatttttaatATAATTGATTAGTTAATGTTTCTAATTAGTGTTTCCTCTTTTTTTGATGTtccaatttttttaatatatttttcggAAATCTAAATGTATCGATGTCAAGATGATCTTAAATGTTAATAATGTCCCAAAATATTCAAAATCGCTTTTATTCGGTTTGAGATTTTAACAGACAACTAGTTATTTTGATTAATACTTCGAACTAGTGTTTCATTCCGAattaatattttgattttttaaagaATTTTCTTGAAGATTAAACGACATGGATGTCaagatgcatatattttatatgattccaaatgttttagaaaatataaatttatttggtttgaaATTTTAACCGTCTCGTTTTGCATATATGAATAGTACCATTGTCTATTTTTGACTTAGAAACAGTAACACTGAATATATGTTTCGTTACTGAAACTGCTACTCCATCCATCAAAAAATTAAGCCAACATTGTTGGACTTGTCAAACAGGGCTAACTGTCTAACTTCATATTATTATCATATAGTCCGATTTGGGCCGATTCAACATGGGTTTGTTTTTGGTTCACTCCCAAAAGACTTCATTCTAATGGAGTTATTTGCCTGCTTATATACTAGCAATATgtccctcccacaaacgatgtaggacaactcctaacaatctccctaTTCACACATCGGTTTCGACACCTGTTGGATCCGCCACCCGAATGTGCGACTGGCTACCAATTGACCAATGGAATTCTTCTGGATTTCTGCCTCCCCATATGCCCATACTCAAAGGCTCGTCCGCCTCACCCTTAAACTCATCCTAGGGTAGCTTATCTGCCGCTTCCTAGGTCCATTTTGGGAGCCCACTTGAGATTGTATGGAACCGTTAAACCATAGTTATGATaccatgtaacacccccagatccggggtcggggatccgggtcgtcacggtctttctttccacaatatcacttcacttaattaataataataaccttatgctgtgaccccacactaacacacaccacaacccgttatagtctcagagatgaaatttaaataagtacaagtctttgaatccacaatttaaaagttattacaacccaaaatgattacttgataaatttacagttaattgccattatctgccacaagttataattatacataatttgattctcaaaaaaatagaatgcctgatctaccaatagatctacctctgcagctatagcagccacaacatcatcgggaagacgcgggatgcttcccacgcgcttgcgctgggtctgctggagtctggccatttttcctaactgttgttgtgtgatgaagaaataaagcaagggtgagcagcaagcccaccaaaataatatgtataatgatttacaatatatgagcctactcataatactcatgaaagtcttggtcaaaagaaatgaaccaagtttgatatcttaatgcgatgaagtcgcaaaatatttagtatatatacatatatactttttaaaatattggaagtcctcttccatgcataatatacacaaagtcccagtgtataactttataaaaaaatatcgttgcaaggtgatctcatatatctaaccttgtctcaacgtttttctgaaaatctttgtcattcataagacaattattaattagatataagtttaaaagatgaggttaccaaataccttaatatacttatatctttcccaatactacttgaactaccaccgttcaagttataatcagtttcaaaagttcatcacatagatgagactacaagacaagatttgaatagattcaatttttgaaatattattgaatgaaataaagttacgagatactttatttagtcccgatatatatatatccacatatatatatctcttaaacatttcctggaacctctgttatgtaaagtatgaacagagtttgaaacatccaatgaattttggaaaggaaaagaattttggcataaaccagatatcttgctgatcaggcaaagataccaataagtaaccttttctactgtagatggatgaattcctcaccggtcatcaccctggccgcattaggacctcgcgctagaccgttacccggcccctcacgcgttgatggactgccacccagccacttacacaataatagaccgtaccccggcctgtcgcttatgccgactcaatcaaatggacttagttcccgaacattgggcaagtaatcaaattgttttctcaaaacagcaacctcgttgcgaatataaaatacaccacagagccggattccccaggttttgagcgagtatttaaatccccttaaaaggaagatcttaaatataaaaaaaaagagttttgggatccactctgacttttaaaaatcattttgaagactcgaaaatactttaaagagtgtttggagtaaagctgatttgatgaagtaaatcagtccccagaatatttagaaaatgaccgaatattattatttaaataatattcccataaagaatagtctttataaaaataaatgaagtagaagtattaaaatttatacttgaaatgagtattaaataaccaaagatatacttatatgaaagtattatctttatttgaataatcgaaaataagtttgattatttacaccttattctttaataaaataaagaatatatctcagcaaataatcggagtcatagatcctcaaatgaatattcaaataatattcattaaataatataaactgagtcataatccctcgaatgaatattcaaataatattcagataaataaataaaaggagtcataagtcctcgaatgaatattcaaaataatattcatttaatataaaggagtcatacgccttcgaataatattcgaaataatattcaataataaaataaagttaaagttatcgaataaaccttattcgattaatagttttgaaaactatgaccatatatatatatatataaatatatatatatatatatatatatccatatccatatacatacaaaatctactcgggatcctcgactcccggttttagaaaatattttcacctttgggtccctatactaagggtatatgcaagataccgctatcctctagcataggtattaccaactgaaccaacagatatatatttcaagaatatgaaacaggcatgcatatataccatatcacatgctacaatatatcacaagaatttgctaaataaccatcatgcaatatcacaagataatgcatatacatatatttacatcacaacaacagtataacgggtagaaaacttgcctgagcgacttgggggtgagaaaggctcgggacgagtctggtaacctataaacaacaagtaagttggaattaaaccaaaatcacttgtaaatctttactttaactaacttagactctaacgcttgttttgcgctcaccgattcgcttaagtcactcgggtaccctcggctccaccatttttaataatttaacctttacgagttttaaagcgattccttcgcgagtgtcttaccaactgcctaacacacttaccataaatgtttcatacattaattaaccctttttggtctttaacctatgttccaaagtaaggcgagggaaaaagtttcgttcgcgaaacgccgttacttgaaacggtcgtttctcctaaaccgtgcatcggaatcgaacgaactacatatcaaaacgaagctcgtaacatgagctatctaaacatggcagtggtcataatctagcagggggttctcgggtcctaatgctatgcacaaaaacagtccaaagaaaattggacgttacgacggctatgtttacgcgatttcccaaatttaaaccaattcaaacaaccacaatttcaactccaattcaatcatacaaccaatatccctccaaaccacatcataacagccccaataaatccacattaaccattaatacttattcctcacatgaactaaaagctttacttaggttctttaactaattaccaagatttacaactccaacaatgcaacaaaaccaactaatctctacaaactcaaccaaacttcaaccaatcaagcatcatgcttcacatatgctatatcaaacacattcaatcctaattactcaaaactaaagctagggtttgtagtttataccttccttgaagtggtgggaggagctaggaagccttaagaagctttgagaagtcttaagaatgcttggatcttcaagaaaaacaagaaaacttcaagtaaaaaaacttgaaaacactattcatagtcttcttctttgattaaatgaagaagattgagaaggaattaatggcttaaactcatgatatagtcctaactaagtatgaagatgattagggaattatcttaccaatttaggaagcttggatctttgattttgaatttttcttgccttttgaatagtgaaaagccgagagcaagatgaacaaggccttggttgcttttgatttttgatgaaaatgattttacttggcttggttgattggtttttgtgcttgctttagtcaattaccttcttgcccttgaatttgtgtggttctcattcaaccacacctccttccttcctttgtcatgcttgtgtcaccctcatgatgtcatcctcccttccttgtcctttttctattggttggatgacattattcccactaatccctttgattaacttcctaatcgtttgcctaatgaccgctgatctgttatacggttcgcttaactttcgttctcgtttatcgtttgaaggatcatacccgggatcttattacttaggttcccttaacctttctcaatacattatattcctttttatgatcctctattataatcctttaatttaaatcctttttatcctgttaccttatactcaattctctccgtatcttgtggatttccgggaaaaaccaaagtgttcggaattggattctgacgatctttacatacacttatataccacatagagtactaataatatcccataagatcaataacagaacccctacatagcgtggcatgaacagttttctcattcagcaaaaacactattcataagggtttcaaaaatttccaaaaattgggttattacagtctcccctccttaaaaggattccgtcccggaatcatatagaaataaatagggatactttcttagtatttcactttctaactctcaagtcaattttctcatattgtggttctaccaccaactctgcccagtttgataatccttctcctaagcacttgttccttcttatccataatccttactggcttctccacgtaagttagatctggctgcatatccacctgctcgtactccactatgtgcctggcatcccgatgatacctccttagcattgacacatggaacacattatgaacttgttgcaaattagggggtagggctagctcgtaagctaactttccaatccgtcttaatatctcaaaaggtccaatgtatcttgggcttagttttcctttctttccgaacctcattaatcctttccaagggatacctataacattactaggtcccctatttcatactctttatcctttcgtgtcaaatcaacatacttatcatgtccatcttgggctactaccagccgtcctctgattagatctatcatatccttggtcctttggactactgcgggtccgagcatcttgcgctctacaacttcatcctaacataagggagatcgacattgtcttccctcaaggatctcataaggcgacatctcgataatgacatatgatctattgtcgtaagataactcaatccgaattaagtgatcattccaaattctttcaagtctattgcacagactctcattattgcttttagcattagagcttctgcttctcaatactcattcttttccagttcgtaattgctactaccttccgttcctaatattatactggttatacttttgctcgttagcgttctataaccttttaataaccacgtcaaccttagtatcacgaatgtgttcccattccgcatactaccaccactttattactcctttttcagttgtttctattttccaaaatttgatcaatcaaatagaagtaaaggaatttgttgagagatcactatgatcatgaacacttgttatctcgtatagttagtacagaaggtggccagcctttagtacttgacaagcaattaaacaatagttggtatcctactaggcttctatcacacagatagacagtcattcggcaatacctccccttctggaagggttgttcttctcaacttacatgaaatgaaaagaagagaaaagaacgaactgaagagaattgtatatataaaaaaaatatactgccacaaaatatctgacTTGGAACCTaactctgaactatagaggtttgtcataggagaacaaaacatatatgtatttatatcagcatcgagcattatagcctcgtatttcccatgcctaaatattttcgctatcccgtccatcattctatggacccacactcttcctcgagcttatacataatcacctttgaaactccctcgacatcgaaaatcgaatctgggatctcattctatacatcatcgttactag
This window contains:
- the LOC141673196 gene encoding receptor-like protein EIX2, which codes for MNTISSSSAPSELVSNNKRMVKAECIETERNALLDIKRGLAGGTFSNLSSWGSSQAQKNCCAWSGVRCDHNTGHVTQLNLSQRQNFYTKYPNSVSALNISSLLHLRNLDYLDLSWNTFSDPNLSSIGSLTNLEHLDLSNADIQGVFLDELGNLSKLSYLDLSSIELSSRVPKFIASFTSLTYLDLSHNYLFGAIPDEFGNLTKLHHLGLSNNNLQGNIPNSISVMTGMTHLNLSANSFEGVLPSSFQNLSRLQIVDFSYNNLSGTFQDVLYLLPEASLQKLWISDNQLTGSLPDITRFSFLDQLKVRSNLLNGYLPKKFEHKSVLRLLDLSNNHLQGSLPNFTNFTFLEDLYLNGNNFFGSLPDFTGCLSLRTLLLGMNQFTDWETQSIGELSNLYQLEIQMNMISSTISEHHLSKLYSLKLINASFNSLIFNMSSEWLPPFRLEELSLSSCKLGPKFPVWIRNQTDIISLDFSSTQISDTLPIWFSNISSKVQKLDLSSNKIRGTFSSMPKNIEDINLSNNYFEGLVPHIPRGCSNINLSHNKFSGKLLSTSEVMTSCLLDLSHNLLLGKIPDSWKYFPALVFLDLGHNNFSGRIPMSLGYIKSLETLILRNNSLDGELPESLRNCTKLGFVDLSFNNLSGSVPSWIGQDLWLLYALVLKSNKLNGSMPNGLCYLLSLRFLDLSINKISGKLPQCLSNLTSMISNGTGIIDHFYKPHDESPCTGVTQCEPSTLPTFSYLDDALASWKGKEQPYKRNFAYLKMIDLSSNGLTGEIPIGITELLGLNGLNLSMNKLYGKVPVQIGGLSNLEVLDLSSNKFSGAIPESLSKITFLSYLNLSSNNFSGKIPLGSQLQSFHSSMYEGNAGLCGLPLTERCPGDDETSVKPEPQSNGNEVDDDENVYERWLYVSVALGFSTSFWGICGTLLVHRRWRNVYFLFLTKRKDQLYVVIAVRIARLKVRFLG